A window of the Dermatophagoides farinae isolate YC_2012a chromosome 2, ASM2471394v1, whole genome shotgun sequence genome harbors these coding sequences:
- the LOC124498916 gene encoding lysophosphatidylserine lipase ABHD12, translated as MDSHIRKRVSSSATMTTKIKNDDNMKKDASSPPKKTKSFHRQSINKTVCRQNDENKFIMMIRRNLCSIILSLIILILFIVFVIIPIIVRNSFTFQHLGVFLNIVNFHYFYDLSDTEQFGLRCARSFRIETNDEKISLGAWHIFPGDEHEECKRAAHDFNDDRIIFLYLHGNMASRAFYHRRELYNVLSEKLNAHVIAFDYRGFADSTNVMPSTFGLTNDTRNVYEWILKNNVTSNRIIIWGHSLGTAVATRFLNECPDEIYPFAAVIEAGFTSIVEASHHYPLIKLFSFLPYFEYCFVEPLVNNPELNFNSTAQLSAIRCPLLILHAEDDGIVSYDLGKKLYEQARHLQPKNVAQRTQFISYPAHFDYGHQDIYLDPDLLGGDFDDAVDADDIGDEAVDEENVEFLPADQMQQKQNVKKITTPYMTKYERARVLGTRALQIAMCAPIMVELEGETDPLQIAMKELKERKIPLIIRRFLPDGSYEDWGIDELIIND; from the exons atggatTCACATATTCGAAAGCGCGTTTCTTCTTCGGCTACAATGACGACGAAGATaaaaaatgacgataatatgaaaaaagatGCGTCGTCGCCAccgaaaaaaaccaaatcatTCCATAGGCAATCGATTAATAAAACAGTTTGTCGTCAAAACGacgaaaataaattcatcatgatgatccgACGAAATTTATGTTcaattatattatcattgataattctaatattatttattgtttttgttattattccaATCATTGTTCgtaattcattcacatttcaacatttgggtgtatttttgaatattgtcaattttcattatttctaTGATCTTTCGGATACGGAACAATTTGGTTTACGTTGTGCACGATCATTTAGAATTGAaactaatgatgaaaaaattagcCTTGGTGCCTGGCATATATTTCCCGGTGATGAACATGAAGAATGTAAAAGAGCTGCAcatgatttcaatgatgatcgaataatttttctttatctaCATGGTAATATGGCAAGTCGAGCCTTTTATCATCGTCGTGAACTCTACAATGTACTCagtgaaaaattaaatgctCATGTTATTGCTTTTGATTATCGTGGATTCGCTGATTCAACTAATGTAATGCCTAGTACATTTGGCCTTACAAATGATACTCGAAATGTTTATGAAtggatattgaaaaataatgtcaCATCCAATAGAATCATTATTTGGGGACATTCATTAGGAACTGCTGTTGCCACTAGATTTCTGAATGAATGTCCAGATGAAATCTATCCATTTGCAGCGGTAATTGAAGCAGGTTTTACATCAATTGTCGAAGCaagtcatcattatccattgatcaaattattttcctTTTTGCCATATTTTGAATATTGTTTCGTTGAACCACTAGTCAATAATCCTGAACTTAATTTCAATAGTACAGCTCAATTATCGGCAATTCGTTGCCCATTATTGATACTTCACGCAGAAGATGATGGTATTGTTTCCTATGatcttggaaaaaaattatatgaaCAAGCTCGACATTTGCAACCGAAAAATGTTGCACAAAGAACtcaatttatttcatatcccgctcattttgattatggcCATCAAGATATTTATCTTGATCCAGATCT CCTTGGAGGTGATTTCGATGATGCCGTGGATGCTGATGATATTGGCGATGAAGCTGTCGATGAAGagaatgttgaatttttacCCGCCGATCAGAtgcaacagaaacaaaatgttAAAAAGATAACTACACCGTATATGACTAAATATGAAAGAGCCAGAGTTCTAGGAACTAGAGCTTTACAGATTGCTATGTGCGCACCAATCATGGTCGAATTGGAAGGCGAAACTGATCCATTACAAATAGCGATGAAAGAACTCAA ggAACGTAAAATACCATTGATTATTCGACGATTTTTACCAGATGGTAGCTATGAAGATTGGGGAATCGATGAACTAATCATAAATGATTAA
- the LOC124498911 gene encoding putative MFS-type transporter C09D4.1, giving the protein MAKDEMNSLSDSEKSSKKKYKVFKIRYFLLFLFVILSMTNAFHWVIYAIVEAITREYYHTTSFWVNSTSTIYMINYIIGIIPATYFLDRYGLRISLIVGASGNALGSIIKCFSIDRSLFWIAMLGQTIIASSQLFILNIPPMLSATWFSADEVTIATAYGVFGNQIGVALGFLIPPLLMPELAPLNTTTNSSLSTFALDGEILADDSKQIEQAFMWLSYPVALITLIILILIYLFFKDKPDVPPSKAQALLKGSKKESYSETLSGLFYNRNFFLLFLSYGLNVGVCYAVSTVLGAIVVQTMGLEYQNDAGFMGSLIIVSGMFGSIICGYILAYTGKFKLVTIITYVAAMFGFIAFAVALKIKSIMMMYLISVILGFFMAGYLPIGFEFAAEVTYPEPEGTSAGLLNASAQIFGIILTYFFGSMIDIIGPFWTNIGFSIILAIGVLLTMLVTNDLRRQNAQRVLKIKSLTDQSSSSRK; this is encoded by the coding sequence ATGGCtaaagatgaaatgaattcattatcGGATTCAGAGAAATcttcgaagaaaaaatataaagtATTCAAGATTCGATATTTTCTACTATTTTTATTCGTAATTCTATCGATGACCAACGCTTTTCATTGGGTCATCTATGCTATTGTTGAAGCCATCACAAGAGAATATTATCATACGACATCATTCTGGGTCAATAGTACATCGACAATATATATGATCAATTATATTATCGGTATAATTCCGGCCACTTATTTTTTAGATCGTTATGGTTTACGTATTTCGCTTATCGTTGGAGCATCAGGCAATGCTTTAGgctcaatcatcaaatgtttttccattgatcGTTCCCTATTCTGGATAGCCATGCTTGGTCAAACAATAATTGCTTCATCACAATTGTTCATACTGAATATTCCACCAATGTTATCGGCAACTTGGTTTTCGGCTGATGAAGTAACCATTGCAACGGCTTATGGTGTTTTTGGAAATCAAATTGGTGTAGCATTGGGATTTTTAATTCCACCGTTGTTGATGCCGGAACTTGCTCCATTAAATACTACTACAAATTCTTCATTGTCGACATTTGCGCTAGATGGTGAAATTTTGGCTGATGATAgtaaacaaattgaacaagCATTCATGTGGCTGTCATATCCAGTGGCTTTGATCACCTTAATAATTCTGATATTGATTTACTTATTCTTCAAAGATAAACCTGATGTTCCACCAAGTAAAGCTCAAGCATTGCTAAAAGGATCGAAGAAAGAATCTTATTCTGAAACACTAAGTGGACTATTTTataatagaaattttttcttactttTTCTCAGTTATGGATTGAATGTTGGTGTTTGTTATGCAGTCAGTACTGTATTGGGTGCAATAGTTGTACAAACAATGGGTTTGGAATACCAGAATGATGCTGGTTTTATGGGCTCACTGATTATCGTATCAGGTATGTTTGGATCGATTATTTGTGGTTACATTTTGGCATATACcggaaaatttaaattggtcaccatcatcacctaTGTGGCAGCCATGTTTGGATTCATAGCTTTTGCTGTGgctttgaaaatcaaatcaattatgatgatgtatctGATAAGTGTCATTTTGGGTTTTTTCATGGCCGGTTATTTGCCGATTGGATTCGAATTTGCAGCCGAAGTAACGTATCCAGAACCGGAAGGTACTTCCGCTGGTTTATTGAATGCATCGGCACAAATATTCGGTATAATATTGACctatttttttggatcaatgattgatatcATTGGACCATTTTGGACAAATATTGGCTTTTCCATCATATTGGCAATCGGTGTTTTATTAACAATGCTTGTTACAAATGATCTTCGAAGACAAAATGCACAACGtgtgttgaaaataaaatctttgacagatcaatcatcatcatctcgaAAATAG
- the LOC124499675 gene encoding choline/ethanolamine transporter flvcr2a, with protein sequence MAKNQSISDITNKNDDNTTIDNVGFEDNSSASDLTAMTNDFRPSLPSSINDCSGNINAVQNFPSINHDDDDDEKLSLESNEKFEVYRIRHFLLLIFCTLSLTNAFHWIEYAIIEKVVCDYYRISTFWVNCTSVIYMFIYIIGITPSTFVQDRYGLRVCLLFGSFINALGSWVKCLSVSRSRFYVAMIGQTLVAIAQLFTLNIPPMLAAQWFPLNEVTRATAFGVFGNQVGIALGFLIPPLLMPELNSTSNYDNNKTTNLSPEQIVDIEHGFNYLVWGLSIITTVIFLLILIFFKNRPEQPPSKAQALIRFMEQSDTKQSYIQSIIQLAKNINFILLLINYGLITGVFYALSTVLSQMITRTMGPEYLVEAGYMGLTITLSGIIGSIVCGYLLGWSGKFRLVNLLIYIFSLAGTAAFCVAIEIRHINLLFITCAILGFFMTGYLPIGFEFAAEVSYPQPESTSAGLLNASAQIFGIIFTYASTPIIDQYNSVWANIGYLIVLAIGVFLSLFIKNDLRRQNAHMHSV encoded by the exons ATGgccaaaaatcaatcgatatccGATATAactaataaaaatgatgataatacaaCAATAGATAATGTTGGCTTTGAAGATAATTCATCCGCTTCCGATTTGACTGCAATGACAAATGATTTTCGaccatcattaccatcatcaatcaatgattgtagTGGAAATATTAATGCAGTACAAAATTTTCCCAGTataaatcatgatgatgatgatgatgaaaaattgtcactggaatcgaatgaaaaatttgaagtTTATAGAATAAGACATTTTCTTCTATTGATATTCtgtacattatcattaacaaaTGCTTTTCATTGGATTGAATATGCTATAATTGAAAAGGTTGtttgtgattattatcgGATATCAACTTTTTGGGTGAATTGTACCTCAGTAATCTATATGTTTATCTATATTATTGGTATAACACCGTCAACATTTGTACAGGATCGTTATGGTTTACGTGTTTGTCTACTATTTGGATCATTTATTAATGCCCTTGGTTCATGGGTCAAATGTCTTTCCGTATCACGATCAAGATTTTATGTGGCTATGATTGGTCAAACATTAGTGGCCATTGCTCAATTATTCACACTCAATATACCACCAATGCTTGCTGCTCAATGGTTTCCATTAAATGAAGTTACTAGAGCCACGGCTTTTGGTGTTTTTGGTAATCAAGTTGGTATTGCACTTGGTTTTCTAATACCACCATTATTGATGCCTGAATTGAATTCTACATCAAATTACGATaacaataaaacaacaaatcttTCACCTGAAcaaattgttgatattgaaCATGGATTCAATTATCTTGTATGGGGTTTATCGATTATAACCACAGTGATATTTTTgttaatattaatttttttcaaaaatcgtCCCGAACAACCACCAAGTAAAGCTCAAGCATTGATTCGTTTTATGGAACAATCGGACACAAAACAATCATATATCCAATCAATTATACAATTAgctaaaaatataaattttatcCTACTGCTTATTAATTATGGATTAATCACTGGTGTGTTTTATGCACTATCCACTGTTCTTAGTCAAATGATCACACGAACAATGGGCCCAGAATATCTAGTCGAAGCTGGTTATATGGGATTGACAATAACTTTATCTGGTATTATTGGTTCAATTGTATGTGGCTATTTATTGGGATGGTCTGGTAAATTCAGACTAGTCAACCtgttgatttatattttttcgcTAGCCGGAACAGCTGCATTTTGTGTGGCCATCGAAATTCGTCATATAAATCTACTGTTCATAACCTGTGCAATATTAGGATTTTTCATGACCGGTTATCTGCCCATTGGATTTGAATTTGCCGCCGAGGTAAGCTATCCACAACCTGAAAGTACATCAGCTGGATTATTAAATGCATCGGCGCag aTATTTGGTATCATTTTCACTTATGCATCTACACCAATTATCGATCAATATAATTCTGTTTGGGCAAATATCGGCTATCTAATTGTATTGGCCATAGgtgtttttttatcattattcatcaagAATGATCTCCGCCGACAGAATGCTCATATGCATTCGGTTTGA